One window of the Dendropsophus ebraccatus isolate aDenEbr1 chromosome 12, aDenEbr1.pat, whole genome shotgun sequence genome contains the following:
- the LOC138769346 gene encoding heat shock protein 30C-like produces MYPYRQVRYSYNPYRSPTLPPEPDVDLLARQLDADMMNMRTELERRMQQIHQAPHVLPPLDMDIRRTPSFNRYSVAAVNNSPALVKPRKEKYELTFDVSPFTPEELTVKTEGRKLTVAGKRDKKTETENGGCHHEFRDFKREVELPEDVNPEDIQCSLSDDGQLLVQTRSLEFPDAQERLVPIHVGQGSGGRH; encoded by the coding sequence ATGTATCCTTACAGACAAGTCCGATACTCGTACAACCCTTATAGAAGTCCTACGCTGCCACCAGAACCGGACGTGGACCTCCTGGCCAGGCAGCTGGATGCAGACATGATGAACATGAGGACtgagctggagaggaggatgcagcagatCCACCAGGCCCCTCATGTGTTGCCTCCTCTAGACATGGACATAAGGAGGACTCCGTCCTTCAACAGATACTCCGTAGCCGCGGTCAACAACTCTCCAGCATTGGTGAAACCAAGGAAGGAGAAGTATGAGCTGACCTTCGACGTGAGCCCTTTTACTCCTGAAGAGCTGACGGTGAAGACGGAAGGCAGGAAGCTGACTGTGGCCGGAAAACGGGACAAAAAGACGGAGACAGAGAACGGCGGCTGCCACCACGAATTCCGCGACTTCAAGAGAGAAGTGGAGCTCCCGGAGGACGTGAATCCTGAAGACATCCAATGCTCCTTGTCCGACGATGGGCAACTCCTCGTTCAGACTCGAAGCCTGGAGTTTCCAGATGCCCAGGAGAGACTGGTTCCCATCCATGTGGGCCAGGGGTCAGGGGGTAGACACTGA